TTCAGTTTTACATAAATATGATTCATATTTCCAATCATCCAAGGCACTGTTTTGAAGTGGAAAAAGACCATTGGCGGCACTTTTCCCTGTGGGCTGTAAAGACTAAAATCTTTAACAATTCCAATGATTTTGAGTTTGTTTTCATTCCAATCGACAATTTTACCAATAGGATTTTTCTCGTTCATTATTTTCAAAGCTGCTTCATTGACCATCATTGAGTTTATGGTATCTGAGGCAATTTTTGGATCCAGATAACGACCTTGTGCCATTTCGATTTTCATCATTTCGAGCATGCCAAAATCAACAGCAATATTTTGCCCCTGAATATTGATTCCGTTATAACTAAAACCTGAAGAAGAATCATTACCTCCACCAAATCGGAATGCTCCGGTTGCTACCTGCTCTACTCCTTTTATTTTTGAGATTTCATTTTTAGTAGTTGTATATCGATCAAATATTTGTTGTTCCGAATTTTTAGCATTGAGAAGAGTTTGCGTCTTAAAATAAAAAATTTCCAAAACCTGGGATCCAGAAAAGCCTAGATTTTTATTGCTTAAATAACGTACTTGTTCGTAAACAATATAAGAACCAATAATAAAGAAAGAAGCGATAGAAAACTGCAGAATCAGCATTCCGTTTCGGAGCCAGACCCCACTTTTATTTCTTCCGAAATTTCCTTTCAATACTTTTAAAGTTTCAAAATTAGAAACATATATCGCTGGAAAAACGCCTGCAAAGACTACAGTAATGATAAAAATCAATATGATTTGCAGATAAAATTGATTTCCATAAATAATTAAATCTTTGTCCAAGAATTCGTTGTAATAAGGCAATGACAATTCAACAATAACCAAAGCGAGTAAAATAGAAATTAAAACAGTGATAATTGTTTCAAACAGAAACTGCTTGATTATTTCGGCTTTCGAAGCACCAACAATTTTTCGAACCCCTACTTCTTTGGCTCTGCGAATAGCATTTGCTGTTGCCAGATTAATATAGTTGACTATTGATAATAGTAAAATTAAAATAGATAATCCTGCCATTATCAATAGAAATTGATAGTTGCCTTTTCCCTCAGGCGATCCTTGACCTATAGTATGTAATCTTGAAATTGTAAGTGGTTCTAATAAAAATTTAAACTTTCCATATTTTGATTCAAATTCTTTAGGACTGATCCCTTCTGCTTTTGCATCTTTAATCGTTTTATTCTGATAGTAAATTGAATTAAGTTTTTTCGAAAGTTCGTTTGCTTTCGAGGGATCTTTTAATTTGATATACCAACCACAATTAAAATGTCCCCAATGTTCTTTGTTTTCATCAATCTTTTTTTTCATGTTATTCACAACTGCATCAGGAGCAATAGCGGAATTACCTGGAATTTTATATACAGCGGTAACCGTTAGAATTTGATTTTCATACTGAATTTGTTTTCCAATAGGATTTTCAGTGCCAAAAAAGAGTGTTGCCGTTTCTTGTTTCATGGCAATACTATTTTCGTTTTGCAATACCGTTTTTGGATTTCCTTGTAGAAATTCAAAAGGAAAAAAATCAAAGAAATTATTTTGAGCGTTAAACAATTTTTCAATAATTATCTTTTTTCCATTGTATTTATAAAGTGGTGATGCATACCAATTTTCGCAGTACATCATTTTTTTAATATTGGAATCATCTTTTAAGAAGGGATCGAATGTTACAGGAGCATTTGTCCAAACTCTGCCCTCTCCTATATCAACCAGAACTTGAAAAGTAGTATCTTTTTCAGGATTCCAATCATTGTAACTTTGTTCATCATTCCAATATAGAATGGCAAAAACTAAGCCTGCTATTCCAATACTCAAACCCAAAATATTCAAAGTTGTAAAAAGCTTGTTGTTTTTAATATGATATAGGAATATAGTTGTCCAGTTTTTTATCATGATTCTAGTTGTTAAAATTGGTTACTAAAACATCTACATTTCTATGATTCAATTTTTCAGAAAGTACTACTCCATCTTTCATATGAATAGTTTTTTGCGAAAAGGAAGCATCATAATCGGAGTGTGTAACCATCAGAATGGTGGCACCATTGGTATGTAAATCGGTTAATAATTCCATTACTTCATTTCCGTTTTTACTATCCAGATTTCCTGTAGGTTCATCGGCAAGAATAATTTTCGGATCATTTATCAAAGCTCTTGCAACGGCTACACGTTGTTGCTGTCCTCCGGAAAGTTGCTGCGGATAATGTTTCAAACGATGAGAGATATTTAATTTTTCAGCTATTGCTTCCACTTTTAACTTTCTTTCAGCAGAAGGAACTTTGTTGTAAATCAGAGGCAATTCAATATTATCATAAACTGATAATTCATCAATTAAATTGAAATTTTGAAAAATGAAGCCTATGTTTTCTTTTCTAACTTTAGATTTTCCTTTTTCTTTCAATCCAACCATTTCCTGATGTAGTAATTGGTAACTTCCTCCCGAAGCACTGTCAAGCAATCCCACAATATTTAATAATGTAGATTTTCCGCTACCGGATGGTCCCATAATAGACACGAAATCACCTTGATTAATGGTTAATGAAACTTCACTTAAAGCTTTAGTTTCAATTTCTTCGGTTCTAAAAATTTTCGAAAGATTTTTGATGTTGATCATGATTATTGTTCGTTTTTTGATTGATGTTTATTTTTAATATTTATTTAGTCTATACGGTTATTTTTTTCTTATTCTAAATTCAAAACTTCTACCTGTTTATAATCTTTGTATGATGATGTAATAACTTTATCGCCAGGTTTTAACCCTTCTAAAACTTCATAATACAACGGATTTTCTCTTCCTAATTTAATTGCTCTTCTTTCTGCTTTATTTCCATTAACAACAAATATCCACTTGCCATTTGTTTCTTCATTAAAGCTTCCTTTGGAAAGTAATTTGGTCTTTGTTTTTTCAGATAAATTTAATTTTACTCCAAAACTTAATCCTTGTTTTAAGTCCATTTTAGCAGTAGAAATAAAATCTAATTCTACTTGAAATCTTCCATTTTTTACTTCCGGAATAACTTTCGTTATTTGAACATCAATGGTTTTGTTTTCAAAATCTACAGTTCCTTTTTGGTTTGCCGAAATTCTGTCCAAATAAAACTCATCAACATCAGCTATCAATTTATATCCTTTTTGATCGTCAATAAAACCAATGCTGGTATTTTGTGCATAGGTTTTTCCAAGTATCGGTTCAAATGATGAAAGTCTTCCAGAAATGGGTGCCGTAACTAAAAAATTCTTTTTGTTGGTTCTTAAAATCCCCAAACTTTTATTCATGATGCCAATCGATTGATTGAGTTGCCCGATCTGAATTTGATTCGCCTGCTTTTCCTTGCTCACACTTTGCTTTATGATACTCATTCGCTCCTTCTGAAAACGATAATTTTCTTTAGTTTTCTCCCATTCACTTTTAGCGAGAATCTCCTGTTCAAACAGACTCTTATTGGTCTCTAATAAATTTTTAGAATCCAAATAATCGTGTTCTATCGAAATCAAATCTTTACCTAAATTCAATTCCTGATTTCTCAAATCAAGTTTGGCTTTATTAAGATTATTTATTTGTTCGATAATAGCTGTTTCCTGTTGCATATATGCTAATTCTGCATTTGGATTGTATAATCTTGCCAACGATTGCCCTTTTATAACCATATCACCGTTTTCTACAAATATTTCCTGTACTGCTCCACCTTCAATAATATTAATCAACATTGAATTTACAGGAACCGCTTTTGCCTGAAAAGACATGAAATCTTCAAAAAAATTATCTTCAACCGTTTTAATCGAAATTTCTTCTTTTTTTACATTAAGACTTCTTTTTTTGGTAGCCGATACAAAGATGATATAACCCAAAACTAAGATAATGGGTAATACAATTATTAGATACTTTTTTTTGTTATTTTTACTTTTGATTATGGTGTCCATTGTTGCTTATTTGTTGTACTTAAAGTGATTATCGTGCCAAAAAATTAAAACATTGCAACTCCTTTATTTTTAAGTTTTTATTTTTAATTAAATTTTCAAGCTGTCCATTATTGAACATCTTTTGTCCGCAACTGAACAGTAATGAAATCAGTATGACTCCAAATTATAGCAGTAAAAATGAAGAATAGTGATAACATGTTCCTATAAAAAAAGCAAATATTAGCTTCACATGAAAAAAACAAACACATCAATTTTAATTATAGACGATCAGGAAGACATTCTTTTTGCCTCAAAAATGTTTCTCAAAAAGCATTTTGAAAATATTTTTACGCTTAATAATCCAAAATTGGTGGTCGATTTATTGGCAAAAAACACCATCGATGTCGTTTTATTAGACATGAATTACAGAATAGGTTTTGAAGATGGTAAAGAAGGATTGTATTTATTGAAAGAAATAAAAACACTTTCGCCAAAAACAGTTGTTATTTTAATGACCGCTTTTGGTAAAGTTGAAACTGCTGTCGAGGGGCTAAAATCAGGCGCTTTTGATTATATTTTAAAGCCTTGGGAGAATGAAAAATTACTTGAAGTTGTAAAACAAGCAGTCGAAAAATCCAGAAAAGATCAAAAGAAACTTAATAGTAATGTAATTGCTGACGATAATTTTTTTATTGGCAATTCGGATGCTATAAAAAAGGCCTATTCATTGGCAGATAAAGTAGCCAAAACAGATGCCAATGTCTTAATTCTGGGAGAAAACGGAACAGGAAAGTTTGTTTTAGCACATTATATTTTTAGTAAATCCGAACGAAAAAATGGTCCTTTTATTCCCGTTGATTTGGGGTCTTTGAATTCTAATATTTTCGAAAGTGAATTGTTTGGTTATGCCAAAGGTGCTTTTACAGATGCTAAAATCGATACTGCAGGTCGTTTCGAAATGGCACAAAATGGCACTATTTTTTTAGATGAAATTGGTAATGTTCCGTTGCATTTACAATCAAAACTTTTGCAGATAATACAAACCAAAACTGTTACCAGATTGGGCGAATCAAAAGCCAGACCTTTGAATGTCCGCATTATTACAGCGACTAATTTGAATTTAAAACAAGAAGTTACAGATAAAAATTTCAGAGAAGATTTGTATTACCGCATCAATACAATGGAAATTGTATTGCCTCCTTTGCGAGAGCGTATTCTGGATAAAGTACCATTGGCCGAATATCTTTTGCAAAAAATGATTACCAAATACGGAAGAGATGAAATAACTTTTGACAAAAGAGTGATTGAACAAATCGAAAAACACGCCTGGAATGGTAATATTCGAGAAATGGAAAACAGAATAGAACGTGCTGTAATTCTTTGTGAGGATAACCATATTACGGTTTCAGATCTTGATTTGGAACAAATAACTATTTATGAAGATAATCAAGAAGATATCCAACTCTCTTCAATTGAAAAAGCATCTGTCGAAAGAGCACTTCTTAAAAATAATAACAATATTAGTAAAACAGCAGAAGAATTAGGTCTCTCAAGAGGCGCCTTATACAGACGTTTAGAGAAATATAACATCACTACCAATTAATATGTTTAAATCCTCCAAAATATATAATCAGCTTTTTTTTCGATTGATTTTTATTCTCTTTTTTTCGGGAATTTTAATTGTTATTTATCAAGACAAATTGTTTTTCACCACTTTGTTTGTAATTTTTATTATTGTTATACTTATTATGGAAATGTATTTTTATCTCAAAAATGCTTTCTCACTTTATGATAAAACAATTGCTTCTATATTAAGAAATGATTTTACATCCGATTTCTCTAGACACAAATCCTATAAAAACTATACTGATTTATTTCACTTATATGAAAATCTAAAAAACAAACAAAATGACGAAGTTTCAAAAGACATTGTTTACCGTTCTATTTTAAATACTATTGGAACAGGAATTATCATTCTTCAAAAGGAGGAAAATGAATGGAATGTTTTTATGATGAATGATTATTTTTCTAAACATTTTGATGTTCCAAAAGTTACCAAATGGAAATATCTAAAAAATCAGTTGCCTTCTTTATGTAAAATTATTGAAGAACAGGATTTTCAGGAAATTAAAACATCATTAGAGATTAGAGTAAATGAGCAGGACACACAGACATTTGTGATGCAGACTTCAAGAAGTGCCATTTATAATCAGGATTATTTTATTGTATTATTAGATTCTATTCAAAATGTAATTGAGAAAAAAGAGAAAGAAGCATGGATAAATCTAATGAAGGTGATTTCTCACGAGCTGTTAAATTCGATTACCCCTATTCGTTCCCTCTCTCAAAATCTACAGGATTTGATGCAACAGGAAACGATATCAACTGAGGATTTGGATGACATGAAAAGCAGTATTGCAGCCATGTTGAGACGAAGTGACCATTTACAACAATTTGTAGAAAGCTACCGTAAACTTGCCATGTTGCCTTCTCCCAAAAAAGAAAAAATACAATTATCGCAATTGATTGAAAATAGCTTTCAAATCATGATGCCAATGTTTAAAAAGGAGCAAATTGAAATCATAAATACTATTTCATTTGATCGTTGGTTACATATTGACCAGCAACAAATGGAACAAGTAATGATTAATCTT
The Flavobacterium sp. 5 DNA segment above includes these coding regions:
- a CDS encoding ABC transporter permease, with product MIKNWTTIFLYHIKNNKLFTTLNILGLSIGIAGLVFAILYWNDEQSYNDWNPEKDTTFQVLVDIGEGRVWTNAPVTFDPFLKDDSNIKKMMYCENWYASPLYKYNGKKIIIEKLFNAQNNFFDFFPFEFLQGNPKTVLQNENSIAMKQETATLFFGTENPIGKQIQYENQILTVTAVYKIPGNSAIAPDAVVNNMKKKIDENKEHWGHFNCGWYIKLKDPSKANELSKKLNSIYYQNKTIKDAKAEGISPKEFESKYGKFKFLLEPLTISRLHTIGQGSPEGKGNYQFLLIMAGLSILILLLSIVNYINLATANAIRRAKEVGVRKIVGASKAEIIKQFLFETIITVLISILLALVIVELSLPYYNEFLDKDLIIYGNQFYLQIILIFIITVVFAGVFPAIYVSNFETLKVLKGNFGRNKSGVWLRNGMLILQFSIASFFIIGSYIVYEQVRYLSNKNLGFSGSQVLEIFYFKTQTLLNAKNSEQQIFDRYTTTKNEISKIKGVEQVATGAFRFGGGNDSSSGFSYNGINIQGQNIAVDFGMLEMMKIEMAQGRYLDPKIASDTINSMMVNEAALKIMNEKNPIGKIVDWNENKLKIIGIVKDFSLYSPQGKVPPMVFFHFKTVPWMIGNMNHIYVKLKAENTEQTIADIEKLWTKSVDSDYPFQYNFIDKSYQRTYKTYVKQKNLFSLLNVIVILIALFGLFALASYSIERRMKEIAIRKTLGAETNVLLKELSKQYIIFGIIGFMIALFPVYYLLNKWLDNFSYRIDISIYPFLIGFAALLFLTLLVVLSRAYQATRVDVLHYLKYE
- a CDS encoding ABC transporter ATP-binding protein; the encoded protein is MINIKNLSKIFRTEEIETKALSEVSLTINQGDFVSIMGPSGSGKSTLLNIVGLLDSASGGSYQLLHQEMVGLKEKGKSKVRKENIGFIFQNFNLIDELSVYDNIELPLIYNKVPSAERKLKVEAIAEKLNISHRLKHYPQQLSGGQQQRVAVARALINDPKIILADEPTGNLDSKNGNEVMELLTDLHTNGATILMVTHSDYDASFSQKTIHMKDGVVLSEKLNHRNVDVLVTNFNN
- a CDS encoding efflux RND transporter periplasmic adaptor subunit is translated as MDTIIKSKNNKKKYLIIVLPIILVLGYIIFVSATKKRSLNVKKEEISIKTVEDNFFEDFMSFQAKAVPVNSMLINIIEGGAVQEIFVENGDMVIKGQSLARLYNPNAELAYMQQETAIIEQINNLNKAKLDLRNQELNLGKDLISIEHDYLDSKNLLETNKSLFEQEILAKSEWEKTKENYRFQKERMSIIKQSVSKEKQANQIQIGQLNQSIGIMNKSLGILRTNKKNFLVTAPISGRLSSFEPILGKTYAQNTSIGFIDDQKGYKLIADVDEFYLDRISANQKGTVDFENKTIDVQITKVIPEVKNGRFQVELDFISTAKMDLKQGLSFGVKLNLSEKTKTKLLSKGSFNEETNGKWIFVVNGNKAERRAIKLGRENPLYYEVLEGLKPGDKVITSSYKDYKQVEVLNLE
- a CDS encoding sigma-54 dependent transcriptional regulator, which produces MKKTNTSILIIDDQEDILFASKMFLKKHFENIFTLNNPKLVVDLLAKNTIDVVLLDMNYRIGFEDGKEGLYLLKEIKTLSPKTVVILMTAFGKVETAVEGLKSGAFDYILKPWENEKLLEVVKQAVEKSRKDQKKLNSNVIADDNFFIGNSDAIKKAYSLADKVAKTDANVLILGENGTGKFVLAHYIFSKSERKNGPFIPVDLGSLNSNIFESELFGYAKGAFTDAKIDTAGRFEMAQNGTIFLDEIGNVPLHLQSKLLQIIQTKTVTRLGESKARPLNVRIITATNLNLKQEVTDKNFREDLYYRINTMEIVLPPLRERILDKVPLAEYLLQKMITKYGRDEITFDKRVIEQIEKHAWNGNIREMENRIERAVILCEDNHITVSDLDLEQITIYEDNQEDIQLSSIEKASVERALLKNNNNISKTAEELGLSRGALYRRLEKYNITTN
- a CDS encoding PAS domain-containing sensor histidine kinase, with product MEMYFYLKNAFSLYDKTIASILRNDFTSDFSRHKSYKNYTDLFHLYENLKNKQNDEVSKDIVYRSILNTIGTGIIILQKEENEWNVFMMNDYFSKHFDVPKVTKWKYLKNQLPSLCKIIEEQDFQEIKTSLEIRVNEQDTQTFVMQTSRSAIYNQDYFIVLLDSIQNVIEKKEKEAWINLMKVISHELLNSITPIRSLSQNLQDLMQQETISTEDLDDMKSSIAAMLRRSDHLQQFVESYRKLAMLPSPKKEKIQLSQLIENSFQIMMPMFKKEQIEIINTISFDRWLHIDQQQMEQVMINLLTNCIYALKDTVKKQIIISADVKEKRTLIRIEDNGNGIEKEIENKIFLPFFTTRKEGAGIGLTLSKSIMEAHGGYLAYRKNEDDKTAFVICMVD